A genomic window from Candidatus Kouleothrix ribensis includes:
- a CDS encoding spermidine/putrescine ABC transporter substrate-binding protein, whose product MNRLRIMMALLLVVLALAACGGGAAPGGASSTQPTDAPAPAAPAAQPTAASAPAAASELQVDKAKLSKELHIYNWADYLDPAVLKDFEQTYGVKVSMEVYDNNEDMIAKIRPGNSGYDVVFPSDYAVEIMWREKLLAPLDKALLPNLVHVRKSNLDLYYDPGNLYSMPYNYGTTGLAYDKSKFTTPVDSWASVFDPQQLEQNKGYISMLDDEREVPGAALHFLGKSMNDTEAANLKQAEDLLKAQKPFISGYDSSNVSRRLASGEIVLGQIYNNVALQARLGIEGDYSGNPNITFVIPKEGGTVWQDNMAIVASSPNIYTAHVFINYLMTPEVAAKNTMFNLGVTPNADAEKLLTPQIQDLYKQGFAPDDATLKRLEWIVRNDKTVAFTDLWTAVKGE is encoded by the coding sequence ATGAACCGTCTCAGGATTATGATGGCGCTACTGCTGGTGGTGCTGGCGCTGGCCGCATGCGGCGGCGGCGCAGCGCCGGGTGGTGCAAGCAGCACCCAGCCGACAGATGCCCCAGCGCCGGCCGCGCCGGCCGCCCAGCCGACTGCGGCGAGTGCGCCAGCGGCGGCCAGCGAGCTGCAGGTAGACAAAGCCAAGCTCTCGAAGGAGCTGCACATCTATAACTGGGCCGACTACCTGGATCCAGCGGTGCTGAAGGACTTCGAGCAAACCTATGGCGTCAAGGTCTCGATGGAGGTCTACGACAACAACGAAGACATGATCGCCAAGATTCGCCCTGGCAATTCGGGCTACGACGTAGTGTTCCCATCCGACTACGCAGTCGAGATCATGTGGCGCGAGAAGCTGCTGGCGCCGCTTGATAAAGCGTTGCTGCCGAACCTGGTGCATGTGCGCAAATCGAACCTCGACCTATACTACGACCCTGGTAACCTGTACTCGATGCCATATAATTATGGCACGACCGGCCTGGCCTACGATAAGAGCAAATTCACCACGCCGGTCGATAGCTGGGCAAGCGTGTTCGACCCGCAACAGCTCGAGCAGAACAAGGGCTATATCAGCATGCTCGACGACGAGCGCGAGGTGCCGGGGGCGGCGCTGCACTTCCTGGGCAAGTCGATGAACGACACCGAGGCGGCCAACCTGAAGCAGGCCGAGGATCTGCTGAAGGCGCAGAAGCCGTTCATCTCGGGCTACGATAGCAGCAATGTCAGCCGGCGGCTGGCCAGCGGCGAGATCGTGCTCGGCCAGATCTACAACAATGTCGCGCTGCAGGCCCGCCTGGGCATCGAAGGCGACTACTCGGGCAACCCGAATATTACCTTCGTGATCCCCAAAGAAGGCGGCACGGTCTGGCAAGACAATATGGCGATCGTGGCTTCCTCGCCGAATATCTACACCGCCCACGTGTTCATCAACTACCTGATGACGCCCGAGGTGGCCGCGAAAAACACAATGTTCAACCTGGGCGTCACGCCGAATGCCGACGCCGAGAAGCTGCTGACTCCGCAGATTCAGGATCTGTACAAGCAGGGCTTCGCGCCCGATGACGCGACGCTCAAGCGGCTTGAGTGGATTGTGCGCAACGACAAGACGGTTGCATTCACCGATCTATGGACGGCGGTGAAGGGCGAGTAG
- a CDS encoding ABC transporter permease produces the protein MIEATSQSQVQPAAATRAGRRANWRTLLLGIHSTLMYVFLYAPIVVLVLFSFTTDSFGARLTGFTFSWYTRLLQDERLIGAAWNTLKVALASTVLSTIIGTLTALAMERYRFRGRTATDALLYLPIVIPEIVMALALLAFFAFTFGIIESLTGLQLKMSLTTVIISHIAFSISFVVVVVRASLKGFDRRLEEAARDLGADEWQTFWRITFPLILPGIIGGALLAFTISLDDFIISFFTTGPGTSLLPIEVYAQVKRAVTPKINAISTVMLVISMSLVALSQFVQRQRR, from the coding sequence ATGATCGAAGCTACCTCGCAATCACAGGTGCAACCAGCTGCGGCCACGCGGGCCGGGCGCCGTGCCAACTGGCGTACCCTGCTGCTCGGCATTCACTCGACGCTGATGTACGTGTTTCTGTATGCGCCGATCGTCGTGCTGGTGCTGTTCTCGTTCACCACCGACAGCTTTGGCGCGCGGCTGACCGGCTTCACCTTCTCGTGGTACACCCGGCTGCTGCAAGACGAGCGGCTGATCGGCGCGGCCTGGAACACGCTGAAGGTCGCGCTGGCCTCGACCGTGCTATCGACGATCATCGGCACGCTGACGGCGCTGGCCATGGAGCGCTACCGCTTCCGCGGGCGCACCGCCACCGACGCGCTGTTGTACCTGCCAATCGTCATCCCCGAGATCGTGATGGCGCTGGCGCTGCTGGCATTCTTTGCCTTCACGTTCGGCATTATCGAGAGCCTGACCGGCCTGCAGCTCAAGATGAGCCTGACGACGGTGATCATCTCGCATATCGCGTTCAGCATCTCGTTCGTGGTGGTGGTGGTGCGTGCCAGCCTGAAGGGCTTCGACCGGCGGCTCGAAGAGGCCGCGCGCGACCTGGGCGCCGACGAGTGGCAGACGTTCTGGCGCATCACCTTTCCGCTGATCCTGCCGGGCATTATCGGCGGCGCGCTGCTGGCCTTCACGATCTCGCTCGATGATTTCATCATCAGCTTCTTCACCACCGGCCCCGGCACTTCACTGCTGCCGATCGAGGTGTACGCGCAGGTCAAACGCGCCGTCACACCCAAGATCAATGCGATCTCGACGGTGATGCTGGTGATCTCGATGTCGCTGGTTGCGCTCTCGCAGTTTGTGCAGCGCCAACGGCGGTGA
- a CDS encoding ABC transporter permease — protein MTTDTATAAEARHNAFAEQINRSERRRLLGLLFPGLFWLVAFFALPLVVILLYSFLTPGPTGNVLWIFTLDNYTTLFTKELYVNAYVRSLWIGIVTTVICLAIGYPLALYIVQRPPRWRNLLLFLVLIPFWTNFLVRTYAWMIILANNGVLNSLLQAVGLPRQTMLNTTGAVLVGLIYGELPFMVLPIYASIDRFDFTLLEAASDLGADRRRAFLRVMLPLTMPGVAAGSVLVFIPTVGQFVVSDLLGGAKVDMLGNLLQRLFTRSNPPNWPLGSAMALIFMLVLTVAIIFYFRTTTEEDR, from the coding sequence GTGACGACTGACACCGCGACGGCCGCCGAGGCGCGACATAACGCGTTCGCCGAGCAGATCAATCGCAGCGAGCGTAGGCGCCTGCTTGGCCTGCTATTTCCAGGCCTGTTCTGGCTGGTGGCGTTCTTCGCGCTGCCGCTGGTCGTGATCCTGCTGTATAGCTTCCTCACGCCTGGCCCCACCGGCAATGTATTGTGGATCTTCACGCTCGATAACTACACCACGCTGTTCACGAAAGAGCTGTATGTCAATGCCTATGTGCGCTCGCTCTGGATCGGCATTGTGACCACCGTGATCTGCCTGGCGATCGGCTACCCACTGGCGCTCTACATTGTGCAGCGGCCGCCGCGCTGGCGTAATCTGCTGCTGTTCCTGGTGCTGATCCCATTCTGGACGAACTTCCTGGTGCGCACCTATGCCTGGATGATCATCCTGGCGAATAACGGCGTGCTCAACTCGCTGCTCCAGGCGGTTGGCCTGCCGCGCCAGACCATGCTGAACACCACCGGCGCGGTGCTGGTGGGCCTGATCTACGGCGAGCTGCCGTTCATGGTGCTGCCGATCTACGCCTCGATCGATCGCTTCGACTTCACGCTGCTCGAGGCTGCTTCGGATCTGGGGGCCGATCGGCGGCGCGCATTCTTGCGCGTGATGCTGCCGCTGACTATGCCCGGCGTAGCGGCCGGGTCGGTGCTGGTGTTCATCCCAACCGTCGGCCAGTTTGTGGTTTCCGACCTGCTTGGTGGCGCGAAGGTCGATATGCTTGGCAACCTGCTGCAGCGCCTGTTCACACGCTCGAACCCGCCGAACTGGCCGCTGGGATCGGCGATGGCGCTGATCTTCATGCTGGTGCTGACCGTCGCGATTATCTTCTACTTTCGCACAACGACAGAGGAAGACCGATGA
- a CDS encoding GNAT family N-acetyltransferase, with protein MAFYFRPLGWGEALAVGRWRYPAPYEIYDLSGRSLLINVALHHVLAPLGRMGFYGVHTEADRLLGVFSFRRQQRMLELGLGLRPDLTGQRLGLAFVQAGMAFGLAHYRAEYFRLDVALFNLRAIQVYQRAGFRPGRHFTRYTRQGLHEFMEMTRPAIDPTAGQSR; from the coding sequence ATGGCCTTTTACTTTCGGCCGCTCGGCTGGGGCGAGGCGCTGGCAGTAGGCCGCTGGCGCTACCCGGCGCCCTACGAAATCTACGATCTGAGCGGCAGATCGCTACTGATCAACGTAGCGCTGCACCACGTGCTGGCGCCACTCGGGCGCATGGGATTCTACGGGGTACACACCGAGGCCGATCGGCTGCTGGGCGTGTTCTCGTTTCGCCGGCAGCAGCGTATGCTCGAGCTGGGGCTGGGGTTGCGGCCCGACCTGACCGGCCAGCGGCTGGGGCTGGCTTTTGTGCAGGCCGGCATGGCCTTTGGCCTGGCGCACTATCGGGCCGAGTACTTCCGGCTGGATGTTGCGCTGTTCAACCTGCGCGCCATTCAGGTGTATCAACGCGCCGGCTTCCGGCCGGGCCGCCACTTCACGCGCTATACCCGGCAGGGCCTGCATGAATTCATGGAGATGACTCGTCCGGCGATCGATCCCACAGCCGGGCAATCACGGTGA